One segment of Haemophilus influenzae DNA contains the following:
- the thiI gene encoding tRNA uracil 4-sulfurtransferase ThiI, with product MKFIVKLFPEIMIKSETVRKRFAKILTSNIRNILQKYDEETAVVRHWDYIEVRSKNEENREELIALLQRIPGIHHFLEVEEKPFTDLHHIFELTLADVAQQLQGKTFCVRVKRKGKHKFSSIEAERYIGGGLNQHIESAKVRLKNPDVTVRIDIEDDKMMLVKARHAGIGGYPIGTQEDVLSLISGGFDSGVSSYMLIRRGSRVHYCFFNLGGAAHEIGVKQMAYHIWQRYSASHKVRFIAINFEGVVGEILEKVDNGQMGVVLKRMMVRAASKVAQRFNIEAIVTGEALGQVSSQTLTNLRLIDEAADALVLRPLITHDKEQIIAMAKEIGTDDIAKSMPEFCGVISKNPTIKAVREKIVTEERYFNFEILESAVQNAKYLDIRQIAEETEKEVVEVEAISVLGENEVILDIRSPEETDENPFKSDAHEVIQMPFYKLSSQFGSLDQSKNYVLYCERGVMSKLQALYLKENGFSNVRVFAKKIH from the coding sequence ATGAAATTTATCGTTAAACTTTTTCCTGAAATTATGATTAAGAGCGAAACTGTGCGTAAACGTTTCGCAAAAATTTTAACTTCTAATATCCGCAATATTTTACAGAAATATGATGAAGAAACTGCAGTTGTACGTCACTGGGATTACATTGAAGTGCGGTCAAAAAATGAAGAAAATCGTGAAGAATTAATCGCCTTGTTACAACGTATTCCTGGTATTCATCATTTTTTAGAAGTTGAAGAAAAACCGTTTACCGATTTACATCATATTTTTGAATTGACGCTTGCTGATGTTGCGCAACAACTTCAAGGCAAAACCTTTTGCGTTCGAGTAAAACGTAAGGGAAAACATAAATTTAGTTCGATTGAAGCAGAACGTTATATCGGCGGTGGATTAAATCAACATATTGAAAGCGCAAAAGTACGGTTGAAAAATCCAGATGTGACTGTTCGTATTGATATTGAAGATGACAAAATGATGTTAGTTAAAGCACGCCACGCAGGGATTGGCGGTTATCCAATTGGGACGCAAGAGGATGTGCTTTCTTTGATTTCGGGGGGATTTGATTCTGGCGTATCAAGTTATATGTTGATTCGTCGTGGTTCTCGAGTTCATTATTGTTTCTTTAATCTTGGCGGTGCAGCCCATGAAATTGGCGTAAAGCAAATGGCTTATCATATTTGGCAACGCTATAGCGCTTCACATAAAGTACGCTTTATTGCGATTAACTTTGAGGGGGTTGTCGGTGAGATTTTAGAGAAAGTCGATAATGGCCAAATGGGGGTTGTATTAAAACGGATGATGGTGCGAGCAGCAAGTAAAGTCGCTCAACGTTTTAATATTGAAGCGATTGTGACAGGGGAGGCATTAGGACAAGTTTCCAGCCAAACTTTGACCAATTTACGCTTGATTGATGAAGCTGCTGATGCCTTAGTATTACGCCCGTTAATTACGCACGATAAAGAACAAATTATCGCGATGGCGAAAGAAATTGGCACTGACGATATTGCAAAATCTATGCCTGAATTTTGTGGTGTGATTTCAAAAAATCCTACGATCAAAGCTGTTCGCGAGAAAATTGTTACAGAAGAAAGGTATTTTAATTTTGAGATTCTTGAAAGTGCGGTACAAAATGCGAAATATTTAGATATTCGCCAGATAGCAGAAGAAACAGAAAAAGAAGTCGTGGAAGTTGAGGCAATTTCTGTATTGGGAGAAAACGAGGTAATTCTAGATATTCGTAGCCCAGAAGAAACGGATGAAAATCCATTTAAATCGGATGCACATGAAGTCATTCAAATGCCGTTCTACAAACTTTCCTCTCAATTTGGTAGCCTTGATCAAAGTAAAAATTACGTGTTGTATTGTGAACGTGGTGTGATGAGCAAATTACAGGCCTTATATTTGAAAGAAAATGGTTTTTCAAATGTGCGTGTGTTTGCAAAAAAGATTCATTAA
- a CDS encoding YqcC family protein, whose amino-acid sequence MRNQTKQHLEQLQITMQQLNLWQTMSPAAEAFLSEEPFSIDTMSAEEWLQWIFIPRMWALLESGSALPNKIAISPYIEEAMKEFDELQKLLAPLVALEALLNKKEC is encoded by the coding sequence ATGCGTAATCAAACTAAACAGCACCTTGAACAGCTTCAAATTACCATGCAGCAGCTTAATTTATGGCAAACGATGTCCCCTGCTGCAGAGGCGTTTTTAAGTGAAGAACCTTTTTCAATTGATACGATGTCTGCCGAAGAATGGCTACAGTGGATATTTATTCCGCGTATGTGGGCTTTATTAGAAAGTGGTTCAGCTTTGCCAAATAAAATTGCCATTTCGCCTTATATTGAAGAAGCAATGAAAGAATTTGATGAATTGCAAAAATTATTAGCCCCTTTGGTTGCTTTAGAGGCACTGCTGAACAAGAAAGAATGCTAG
- the truC gene encoding tRNA pseudouridine(65) synthase TruC translates to MLEILYQDAFLVAVNKPAGMLVHRSWLDPHETQFVMQTLRDQIGQHVFPIHRLDRPTSGVLLFALSSEIANLMCEQFEQKCVQKSYLAVVRGYLQGKERIDYPLKIQLDKIADKFSQENKGSQEAITDYEGLKIVEMPYPAGRYQTARYSLVKLIPHTGRKHQLRRHMKHIFHPILGDTQYGDLHQNRALISHLGCSRLFLHSDSLSFIHPITKEQITITAGLDEQWKKLINQFGWENA, encoded by the coding sequence ATGCTAGAAATTTTATATCAAGATGCGTTTCTAGTTGCGGTGAATAAGCCTGCTGGCATGTTGGTTCATCGCAGTTGGTTAGATCCTCATGAAACTCAATTTGTGATGCAAACTTTGCGAGATCAGATTGGTCAGCACGTATTTCCTATTCATCGTTTAGATCGACCGACATCTGGCGTGTTGTTATTTGCATTGAGCAGTGAAATTGCGAATTTAATGTGTGAACAGTTTGAACAAAAGTGCGTTCAGAAATCTTATTTAGCTGTAGTGCGAGGGTATCTACAGGGAAAAGAGCGGATAGATTATCCACTAAAAATCCAATTGGATAAAATCGCAGATAAATTTTCTCAAGAAAATAAAGGGTCTCAAGAAGCGATTACTGATTATGAAGGATTAAAAATAGTCGAAATGCCTTATCCTGCTGGGCGTTATCAAACAGCACGTTATTCTTTAGTTAAATTAATCCCTCATACAGGCAGAAAACACCAATTACGTCGCCATATGAAACATATTTTTCATCCGATTTTAGGGGATACACAATATGGTGACTTACATCAAAATCGTGCATTAATCTCACATTTAGGCTGTTCTCGATTATTTTTACATTCAGATAGTTTGTCTTTTATTCATCCGATAACCAAAGAACAAATCACTATCACAGCAGGGCTAGATGAACAATGGAAGAAACTAATTAATCAATTTGGATGGGAAAATGCTTGA